The DNA region TTGCACCATGTTGAAATCCATCCATTTTTCGTTATGAAACCATTCTGAAGAGCCGGTACGGCCTCTTGGATGAAATGTAATCAGATGGTTGGGATCATTCGACCTTAAAGTGTTGCCAATGACCTCCCATACCTGCTTTACTTCCGATCCCCTGATATCGCCACCGTTTAACCAGATGATGTTCCACTTATCTTTATACCTTTTGGCCAGAAACTCCGCATAGCTTTTGGCCTGCTCCGGACTAACCTTTTTATTTTTTACATTGGTACCCCATACCGGCACCAAAGCCATATAAATCCCTTTTTCCGCCGCTTTGTCGATTACATAATCTATATGGTCCCAAAAATCATACGCGGTGGAATCTGTAAAATTTTTCCCTTCGGTCTGCAATGGCCTGGAAATATCACCTCCAACCAGGGATGAATCACCATAAATATTTACGGAAGGTACTGTATGCAATACCATTACCTGTACTACATTAAAGCCTTTTTTGCTTCTGTCTTCCAGGTACTCAACAGCCTGTTCCCGCGTCAATTTATTAAACAACAGCCAGCCGGTATCGCCCAGCCAGAAAAAAGGCTTACCATCCTTGGTCAGGTAGCGTCCATTTTCAGAAACCTGCAGGCCTTTTTTCAGTTGATCAGATTTTTGGTCTGATGCACAGGCAAACAGGGTTAACGAGATAACAAGTGATAAAATTACCTTTTGATACATGGCTATACGGTTTAAATTTTACTGATGAAAATGACCTCATCTGCTGATGAAAGTTTACTGAAGGTGGCCACAGTACCAGCTTTGATCTTTTCTTCCTTAAGTACTTTTCCGCTGCGCGGATTGATGTGCTGAACAATATAATTTCCGGTATGCTGGCTTAAGTCAAGTTTTATGGAAGCATCGCTGCTGTTGTACAATACATAAGCCTTACCCGGATTGCCCAGCACATATTGTCCCTGGGTATTGCCTTGGGGAGCAAAGGGCTTCATGGCCGTTGCTGCCGCAAGCAGGGACTGGCTAATCGCGGGAACATTAGAAAGCGATCCCCCTGCCATAAAAATGGCCCAGCCAAATGCATCATAGCTGTCGGCGGAATAACTCACTGCCTTTTCAGGATATTGGGCACGGTATTCAGCAACTGCGCGGTATACCTGTTCAAAAGAAGTTTTTTTTGGTTTCAGTAAACGTGCATGCTGGCGTGGTGCCAGGTTCTGTCCGCCCTGTGGGGCATAGGCCGTTCCATCCGACTGGTAATGCCAGTAGCGGATATCGATCAGATCTACCACCGCAGCCCTTTCTTTATCAGCCAGGATAGCATCCTGCACATCCTTGGTTACACTCAGTCCGATAACCGGGTGCTTTCCGGTTTCTTTTTCCCATTCTTTAATGGTATCTATCCAGAACTGCACAAAATGCAGGGGTCCGGTAAATTCCGCCCCAATCAGCTGGACCACACTTGTATTTTCTGCAAAATTATCCAGGCATTTGCGGATATAGGCACGGTGCAATGCTCTTCGGGCAGGGTTACTGATGTCGTAAAACTGTTCGGCCATGAATATCCGCTTATCGCCGGCATAAGGTACAGGTTCCGGAAATCCTGTGTTATTGATGTTATTGGCCGTACGCCATGGAAAATCGGCATAATGTGCCCCGGCCTCAATAATATTGTGCTGAAAATACTGTTCATGAACCAAAACCAGGCCCTTCTGATCGGCAAGTCCGGCAAAGGTCTTGAGCCTGTCCCAATACCAGAGGTTATATTTCGAAAGGTCGTACTTACTCAGTCCATCCCAGGCCTTGTCTATCCCGCTCCTGGCAAATGGCAATTCATAAAAGGGTGTCCATACATCGCCATCCATCCGCCTGATGCGCTCATGGTCATCGCGTCTGCGATCGTACCAAAGGCCATAATTATGCTCCAATATCTTCACCGTTCCCTTCTGCATGGAGTCTGTAGTCTGCTCCAGGTTATCTGTCAAGCCCATACCTTCGCGCCCGGGCACAAAGCGGGTAATGTGTGCCTTGCTGTTCTTTAACCCATAGGGCCTGGCACTGCCATTCCACCACTGCACTTCCTGCCGGTTGCCGGTAACAATGGTATGAGCCCGTTGCAACCAACCATTACTTACTTCCATTACAGCTATCTTGCGGCGCATAGGCAGCGCTTCCACACCAATCTGATCAATGCTTTTAATGCCCACAGCGTTAACAGGGATTGGCTGTCTTTGTGCGGCCTGGTCTATATATTCCGTAAGCAACATGGCAGGCTTTACTGCCAGCTTAGTCAGTTTCATAGCTACTTCAACAGGGGGACTGCTCGATGCTTCTGTCTCTACAGGCATAATGAATGTCCTGATGTCTGCCTGTGTACCTATCCTGTCCCTCAACTGGGCATAGTATAAACTACGCGGCTGGATCTGTTCGTTAGACATATCCCAGTAACCATCGCCAGCAAACTGTGCCCAGGTACCAAAAGCCCAATTCTGTGCACCCGGTGGCCGGTAACAATCTACCCTTGCCGCCGTACACTGCCAGAAAACGCTGTTGGCCCCAGCCCATCCAGCACCTTGCCCGTCCTGTCCGCGGTTCATAAAACTCAGTGCCTGTCCGTCTATATTTACAATATCAAACAGTACACCCGATGCCCAGCTATCTATTGCACCGCTAAAGCTAAACGGCAAATAAGCCTGGCATTGCACAAAAGCATTGGGACCAGGAGCACAATAACCTGTGGCAAAATCGTGGTAACCGTATTCTGAGTACAAACGCTGGAAAAGTGTTTGTCCACCAAAGGTCAAAAAAGTATTTCTACGCTCTCCGCCAATTTCTGAAACTGGCAAAAGTGACTTACAATCTTCAACAGTAACCCTTTTTGCGCTTTGCTGCACATTTACTGCAGAGCCCGCAAAATGTTCGAATACAAGTTGTCGGGCCCAGGCATCCGCAACATTTTCCATGGAGATCGCTGTCCAGCGGTGGTATTCGTCCTTTGGATTTGTAGTATCATAAGCCGAACGGAACCGGATATGCTCTACACCGGAGCGGCAGATCCTCCCGTTCCAGGTGTATTTCGACAAATCTGCTTCATCAGCAGCCTCGAGTGCGGTAGTGATCGGTGCATCAAGCGTCAGCTCATTTCCATTAATAGCCATAACGGTCCTGTCCCAATAAATATCGCGCTGCCCCGGCTTCCATCCCAAAGCGGTAATTCCCCCTCCAAAATGAGCTGTTCCGATAGTCTCTATCCAGTTTTTGGTTGATGGGCGGTGCAGCATTACCTGATCACCTTTTTTAAATGCTGCTGCATTCGCTACGGTAATTTTCATCGCATTTACCGGAACGTATTTATCTGTTACGCGTACAGATGGCCCGTCAATCCGGTCTGCCTTACCCGAAAGGCGGAGTACACCCATCCTGTCGAGGCCCGTAGCATAGATCAATGTACCGTTTTCTGCGCTGCCACTGCCCCTCAACACTACACCTGAAGCGCTGATCTTCAGCGATCCTGAGACTTCATATTTTCCTTTTTCCAGCAATACGGCGCCGCGCAGACCATCTTTACCCAGTGGCAAAGTAGCCACATAATTTAAGGCCGACTGTATCCTTAAGGTTGCGTCGCCGTCCTTAACAGGTACCACTACCCTTACCACAGCATCAGGGATGGCAGTTTCTCCGGCCATGTAGCCACAATAGGAAAAATCGGGAATGCGGTTCCCTTTTTCATCAGGCGTATAGGCCAGCCGGCCATCCTTATCCTTAAATATAGGTTTGGGCGGTTCCTGCGTTTTTACTTTCTGTGCAATAGCCAGGCATGGATTAAAATAAGCCCATACTGCAAGGAGAAATAAATGTGGATATTTACGGCAGTTCAGCATCAGGTCATTTTTTACGGTTTCACAGTGGCTAGTGGCACTACACTGTTGATGTAATTTTCAATATGGGCATACCCGTTTCCTGCAATCTTTGCAGCATCCGATGCATCATTCGGGTTTAATCCCTGTTTAACTTCCCAGGCATCCGGCATCCCATCATTATCTGCATCCTTATAAGGCGTACCCTTGTATTCAGGATACCCGCCTACCTGGCTGATGTCTGATATGATGCCCATTTTATACGAATCGGCCGGCAGCCTTCTTTTGATGAACTGTCCGCCCGCAGGCGCTTTGGCATCAGCGGCATATTTTACCACACCTGTTTTCACCTGCTCAACAATCCGCTGATCTACGGCGTCCCGCCTAGGCAGGGTAGCACCCGCATTGGCGAGCGCGTAGGCATAAGCAGTCCGGGCGTCAGTTATACTTACCTTTGCCATAGGCATAGGCTTGTTTACGCGCATAGAATCCAGTATCTTTTTCTTGTTGGCCATGCCCTCTATCTGTACGCCTCCATCCCAGTTGTCTTTACTTACCTTTTCAAATCCTTCAATAATGTTCCCATGAACATAGGCTCGTCCAAAGGTGTGGGAAAACTGTTTGTCGCGACCGCTTTCGGGTTTCAGTATGCGAAAAGCTATGGGCTGATCAAGTGGCGTGATCGGTCCTGGTTTGTAGTAATTGTTGATAAAATTGTACAATGAATTGTTATCGCCCCCATCGGCACTGCGGTTCCACCAGTTAAAAACTACATTGTTTACAAAACCAAAATCGCCATACATACCTACAGAAGGGTTTCTGCTGATGTTACTGGCCCAAAGGTTACGCATAAAAGTGCTGTTCAGTCCACCGATGGTACTGCCAAAAGCGTGATTATAGGTATCCAGCGCTTCAGAGAAGATAGAATTTTGAATGGTTACATTTACCGTTGGCAATTTTAGGGG from Pedobacter africanus includes:
- a CDS encoding DUF6298 domain-containing protein → MLNCRKYPHLFLLAVWAYFNPCLAIAQKVKTQEPPKPIFKDKDGRLAYTPDEKGNRIPDFSYCGYMAGETAIPDAVVRVVVPVKDGDATLRIQSALNYVATLPLGKDGLRGAVLLEKGKYEVSGSLKISASGVVLRGSGSAENGTLIYATGLDRMGVLRLSGKADRIDGPSVRVTDKYVPVNAMKITVANAAAFKKGDQVMLHRPSTKNWIETIGTAHFGGGITALGWKPGQRDIYWDRTVMAINGNELTLDAPITTALEAADEADLSKYTWNGRICRSGVEHIRFRSAYDTTNPKDEYHRWTAISMENVADAWARQLVFEHFAGSAVNVQQSAKRVTVEDCKSLLPVSEIGGERRNTFLTFGGQTLFQRLYSEYGYHDFATGYCAPGPNAFVQCQAYLPFSFSGAIDSWASGVLFDIVNIDGQALSFMNRGQDGQGAGWAGANSVFWQCTAARVDCYRPPGAQNWAFGTWAQFAGDGYWDMSNEQIQPRSLYYAQLRDRIGTQADIRTFIMPVETEASSSPPVEVAMKLTKLAVKPAMLLTEYIDQAAQRQPIPVNAVGIKSIDQIGVEALPMRRKIAVMEVSNGWLQRAHTIVTGNRQEVQWWNGSARPYGLKNSKAHITRFVPGREGMGLTDNLEQTTDSMQKGTVKILEHNYGLWYDRRRDDHERIRRMDGDVWTPFYELPFARSGIDKAWDGLSKYDLSKYNLWYWDRLKTFAGLADQKGLVLVHEQYFQHNIIEAGAHYADFPWRTANNINNTGFPEPVPYAGDKRIFMAEQFYDISNPARRALHRAYIRKCLDNFAENTSVVQLIGAEFTGPLHFVQFWIDTIKEWEKETGKHPVIGLSVTKDVQDAILADKERAAVVDLIDIRYWHYQSDGTAYAPQGGQNLAPRQHARLLKPKKTSFEQVYRAVAEYRAQYPEKAVSYSADSYDAFGWAIFMAGGSLSNVPAISQSLLAAATAMKPFAPQGNTQGQYVLGNPGKAYVLYNSSDASIKLDLSQHTGNYIVQHINPRSGKVLKEEKIKAGTVATFSKLSSADEVIFISKI
- a CDS encoding glycoside hydrolase family 140 protein → MYQKVILSLVISLTLFACASDQKSDQLKKGLQVSENGRYLTKDGKPFFWLGDTGWLLFNKLTREQAVEYLEDRSKKGFNVVQVMVLHTVPSVNIYGDSSLVGGDISRPLQTEGKNFTDSTAYDFWDHIDYVIDKAAEKGIYMALVPVWGTNVKNKKVSPEQAKSYAEFLAKRYKDKWNIIWLNGGDIRGSEVKQVWEVIGNTLRSNDPNHLITFHPRGRTGSSEWFHNEKWMDFNMVQSGHRRYDQDTSSKEKWHYGEDNWKYIEKDYQLKPVKPTIDGEPSYEGIPQGLHNPAEPRWTDADVRRYGYWSVFAGAFGYTYGDNSVMQMYNPADKDAAYGATLSWQQALNDPGAGQMVHLKNLMLSKGPEGYLDRQPDQLLIADGNGEKYSRLMVTRGKDYIFVYTYTGRNIPLKMGVIGSNQVKASWFNPRDGKTIPIGAVENKGTHHFDPPGEEKDGNDWVLVIDKI
- a CDS encoding polysaccharide lyase, with the translated sequence MNRSGRFSIMLAISLSGLSGAALAQYPVIPPALEAKADSIGAIARKLSDLQFEKIKPLIERDAKNGKPFVPWAAKPSDLPQARIPAFPGAEGGGAYSFGGRGGKVYVVTTLADSGPGSLREACEQGGARIIVFNVAGIIRLKSPISIRAPYITIAGQTAPGDGVCIAGESVWIDTHDVVIRYMRFRRGETEVTRRDDAIGGNPVGNIIIDHVSASWGLDENMSIYRHVYDAEDGSKPLKLPTVNVTIQNSIFSEALDTYNHAFGSTIGGLNSTFMRNLWASNISRNPSVGMYGDFGFVNNVVFNWWNRSADGGDNNSLYNFINNYYKPGPITPLDQPIAFRILKPESGRDKQFSHTFGRAYVHGNIIEGFEKVSKDNWDGGVQIEGMANKKKILDSMRVNKPMPMAKVSITDARTAYAYALANAGATLPRRDAVDQRIVEQVKTGVVKYAADAKAPAGGQFIKRRLPADSYKMGIISDISQVGGYPEYKGTPYKDADNDGMPDAWEVKQGLNPNDASDAAKIAGNGYAHIENYINSVVPLATVKP